One stretch of Streptomyces sp. A2-16 DNA includes these proteins:
- a CDS encoding CinA family protein, with product MNSPAAQVVRLLTVKGQTLAVAESLTGGLVAAEITAAPGASKAFRGSVTAYATELKHELLGVDATLLDQRGAVDPQVAAQMAAGVRKALGADWGIATTGVAGPEPQDGKPVGTVFVAVDGPFTDASEAASGGKVAALRLNGDRAEIRMESVRSVLALLLEELASEQTGNERAQDTERNGGF from the coding sequence CCAAGTGGTGCGACTACTCACCGTGAAGGGTCAGACGCTCGCGGTCGCCGAGTCGCTCACGGGCGGACTGGTTGCGGCGGAAATCACAGCGGCCCCCGGCGCGTCCAAGGCGTTCCGTGGGTCGGTGACCGCCTACGCCACCGAACTGAAGCATGAGCTGCTGGGTGTCGACGCCACCCTGCTGGACCAGCGAGGTGCGGTGGATCCGCAGGTCGCGGCCCAGATGGCGGCCGGAGTGCGCAAGGCGCTCGGCGCCGACTGGGGCATCGCGACCACCGGAGTGGCCGGCCCGGAACCACAGGACGGCAAGCCCGTCGGAACGGTTTTCGTGGCTGTCGACGGCCCCTTCACGGATGCTTCCGAGGCAGCGAGTGGCGGGAAAGTGGCCGCGCTGCGGTTGAACGGCGACCGCGCGGAAATTCGTATGGAGAGTGTACGGAGCGTACTCGCACTCCTCCTGGAAGAGCTTGCGAGCGAACAGACCGGGAATGAGCGGGCACAGGATACGGAACGGAACGGGGGGTTTTGA
- a CDS encoding helix-turn-helix transcriptional regulator produces the protein MILLRRLLGDVLRRQRQRQGRTLREVSSSARVSLGYLSEVERGQKEASSELLSAICDALDVRMSELMREVSDELALAELAQSAAATPSEPVPAPVRPMLGSVSVKGVPPERVTIKAPSEAVDVVAA, from the coding sequence ATGATTCTGCTCCGTCGCCTGCTGGGTGACGTGCTGCGTCGGCAGCGCCAACGCCAGGGCCGTACTCTGCGCGAAGTCTCCTCGTCCGCCCGAGTCTCACTCGGCTATCTCTCCGAGGTGGAGCGGGGGCAGAAGGAGGCTTCCTCCGAGCTGCTCTCCGCGATCTGCGACGCGCTGGACGTACGGATGTCCGAACTCATGCGGGAAGTGAGCGACGAGCTCGCCCTCGCCGAGCTGGCCCAGTCCGCTGCGGCCACCCCCAGCGAGCCCGTACCGGCGCCCGTGCGCCCGATGCTGGGTTCCGTCTCGGTGAAGGGTGTGCCACCGGAACGGGTGACCATCAAGGCGCCCAGCGAAGCGGTGGACGTCGTCGCGGCCTGA